A genomic window from Tolypothrix sp. PCC 7910 includes:
- a CDS encoding transposase family protein, with protein sequence MISIFDYIQKYPRRAKQLLGISYDQFTDLVNYAKNSHEEEQLKLEQKKVRIHRRGGGRKELLSIPEQVCLCLFYLRQIPTFEVLGIMFGISKTLSNDTFHYWRKILRKILPSSLIEQVENKEGDLLIIQEILTNFKLLVDSVEQPIDRPSDNEEQKKFFSGKKKQHTIKNQIVSLPEGKDIIDVTVGSPGPTADIKLFREQQTKFDEKQEFTGDKAYQGGNNITTPHKKKRKQQLNEQQKEENKALSSKRIFVEHLIRIVKIFQVASQRFRLNADVYNEIVLLVCGLVKLRIGTFVLPNSAIN encoded by the coding sequence ATGATTAGTATATTTGATTATATACAAAAGTATCCACGAAGAGCAAAGCAACTTTTGGGGATTAGTTATGACCAATTTACTGACCTTGTAAACTATGCTAAAAACAGTCATGAAGAAGAACAACTCAAATTGGAACAGAAGAAAGTTAGAATACATCGTCGTGGAGGTGGACGCAAAGAATTATTATCCATCCCAGAACAAGTATGTTTGTGCTTGTTTTATCTGAGACAAATACCCACATTTGAAGTTTTAGGAATAATGTTTGGTATATCAAAAACTTTATCTAATGATACTTTTCATTACTGGAGAAAAATATTACGTAAGATTCTCCCTTCTAGTTTAATAGAGCAAGTAGAAAATAAAGAAGGAGATTTGCTCATTATACAAGAAATATTAACGAATTTTAAGTTGCTAGTTGATAGCGTAGAACAGCCTATAGATAGACCATCTGACAACGAAGAACAGAAAAAGTTCTTTTCGGGAAAGAAAAAACAGCATACTATAAAAAACCAGATAGTTTCCTTGCCAGAGGGAAAAGATATTATTGATGTTACAGTAGGCTCTCCAGGGCCAACAGCAGACATAAAATTATTTAGAGAGCAACAAACAAAATTTGATGAAAAACAAGAATTTACGGGAGATAAAGCGTATCAAGGTGGGAATAATATTACTACCCCTCATAAGAAGAAAAGAAAACAACAATTAAATGAACAACAAAAAGAAGAAAATAAAGCTCTATCAAGTAAGCGTATATTTGTTGAGCATTTAATACGTATTGTAAAAATTTTCCAAGTGGCATCACAAAGATTTAGATTAAATGCTGATGTTTATAATGAAATAGTTTTGTTAGTTTGTGGTCTAGTAAAACTGCGAATTGGCACTTTCGTATTACCGAATAGCGCCATAAATTAG
- the cobA gene encoding uroporphyrinogen-III C-methyltransferase, whose protein sequence is MNRTAIQQESKFLGKVYLVGAGPGDPGLMTLKGKGLLECADVVIYDALVSPAILEMINPQAEKINAGKRMGRHSLLQDVTTQLLIEKAQDNAIVVRLKGGDPFIFGRGGEEMAELVAAGIDVEVVPGITSGIAAPAYAGIPLTHRLYSSSVTFVTGHESVGKYRPAVNWGAIAHGSETIVIYMGIHNLPYIIEQLTGAGLSLETPIALVRWGTRPEQEELIGTIATIIEQVEKTGFEAPAIAVIGSVVNLHDILSGCRPV, encoded by the coding sequence ATGAACCGCACAGCAATACAACAGGAGAGCAAATTTTTGGGCAAGGTTTATTTAGTAGGTGCGGGGCCAGGAGATCCTGGACTGATGACACTCAAAGGCAAAGGTTTACTGGAATGTGCCGATGTTGTCATCTATGATGCTTTGGTAAGTCCAGCAATCCTGGAGATGATCAACCCCCAAGCAGAAAAAATTAATGCGGGTAAGCGGATGGGGCGACATTCTCTGTTGCAAGATGTTACTACCCAACTGCTAATTGAAAAAGCACAAGATAATGCGATTGTGGTGCGACTTAAAGGGGGCGATCCGTTTATTTTCGGTCGTGGTGGCGAAGAAATGGCGGAATTGGTAGCCGCTGGTATTGATGTGGAAGTTGTGCCAGGAATTACATCGGGTATTGCGGCTCCAGCCTATGCAGGTATACCTTTAACCCATCGCTTGTATAGTTCTTCAGTTACCTTTGTTACTGGTCATGAATCAGTAGGTAAGTATCGACCCGCAGTCAATTGGGGTGCGATCGCTCACGGTTCGGAAACCATAGTAATTTATATGGGGATTCACAATCTGCCCTATATTATTGAACAGTTGACTGGGGCTGGTTTGAGTTTAGAAACACCAATTGCCTTAGTGCGTTGGGGTACGCGACCAGAGCAGGAAGAATTAATTGGTACAATTGCCACAATAATTGAGCAAGTAGAAAAAACTGGATTTGAAGCACCTGCGATCGCAGTTATTGGCTCTGTAGTCAATTTGCACGATATTCTATCTGGTTGTCGTCCAGTTTGA